One window of Mus caroli chromosome 11, CAROLI_EIJ_v1.1, whole genome shotgun sequence genomic DNA carries:
- the Plekhh3 gene encoding pleckstrin homology domain-containing family H member 3 isoform X3, with amino-acid sequence MPLPGGLWWLLCCRRGFTLLHRDYGDGELSGDGDEDEDDETFELRTPSPAGGGRGSLDVTLTQPTRNGPISDRLQSWEETWSLIPDKGLPEEDPDVIVKGWLYREPRGGGARPWLLPRRAWFVLTRDSLDQFSSSGKGARRLGSLVLTSLCSVTGPERRPKETGLWSVTVSGRKHSIRLCSPRQAEAERWGVALREVIASKAPLETPTQLLLRDIQESCGDPEAVALIYRRNPILRHTSSALYAPLLPLPYEVSAPGPGYAPLREEAVRLFLALQALEGARRPGPLMQGVLQTCRDLPALQDELFLQLAKQTSGPAGPPGLPATQDPATLRYWQLLTCMSCTFRPGGAVRGHLLGHLERTEQALPDSELAEYARFIRKALGRTRGRELVPSLAEISALSRRQELLCTVHCPGAGACPVSIDSHTTAGEVTRELVGRLGLARSRNAFALYEQRGAQERALAGGTLVADVLTSLTSEEAGLEDCGWRLCLRLHGPLHPEGLSPEGHELPFLFEQAHALLLRGRPPPPEDTLRALAALRLQSLHRDFSPRGPLPLLDRLLPPPIPPREQPPCPTRRPPEAAALLAGALWSPGLAKRRAERARRGGTGRSTGSTAQVGGGGASTTAAVLGGWKRLRGMGQAEAMAAYLALAAQCPGFGAARYDVLELSTEPGGGAPQKLCLGLGAKAMSLSRPGETEPIHSVSYGHVAACQLIGPHTLALRVGDSQLLLQSPQVEEIMELVNAYLANPSPERPCNSSSSSGPPSQDLPDTSPPSQHRVLEEPQGQSGCLKQLQD; translated from the exons ATGCCTCTCCCCGGGGGATTGTGGTGGCTTCTCTGCTGCCGTCGAGGCTTCACACTTCTGCACCGGGACTACGGGGACGGCGAGCTTAGCGGGGACGGGGACGAAGACGAGGACGATGAGACCTTTGAGCTAAGGACCCCGAGTCCAGCGGGCGGCGGGAGG GGTTCCCTGGACGTTACTCTGACTCAGCCAACAAGGAATGGGCCGATCTCAGACAG ACTGCAGAGCTGGGAAGAGACCTGGAGCCTCATCCCAGACAAGGGACTTCCGGAAGAGGACCCTGACGTCATTGTGAAAG GTTGGCTGTACCGGGAACCGCGTGGAGGAGGGGCAAGGCCATGGTTACTTCCGCGCAGAGCCTGGTTTGTGCTCACCAGAGATTCCCTGGACCAGTTCAGCAGCAGCGGGAAGGGGGCAAGGCGACTCGGAAGCCTGGTCCTCACAAGCCTGTGCTCAGTGACTGGGCCGGAGCGTAGGCCCAAGGAGACTG gTCTGTGGTCAGTCACTGTGTCTGGCCGGAAACACAGCATCCGCCTCTGCTCTCCAcgccaggcagaggcagagcgcTGGGGGGTAGCACTGCGGGAGGTGATTGCCTCCAAGGCTCCGCTGGAGACCCCTACCCAACTGCTGCTCAGGGACATCCAG GAGAGCTGTGGAGACCCAGAAGCAGTGGCCCTCATCTACCGGCGGAACCCTATCCTGAGGCACACCAGTAGTGCCTTGTATGCCCCGCTCTTGCCCCTGCCCTATGAAGTCAGCGCTCCAG GTCCAGGCTACGCACCCTTACGAGAGGAGGCAGTGAGGCTGTTCCTGGCACTGCAGGCGCTGGAGGGGGCACGGCGCCCTGGGCCCCTGATGCAGGGTGTGCTCCAGACCTGCCGGGACCTGCCTGCACTCCAGGACGAACTTTTCCTGCAGCTGGCTAAGCAGACCTCAGGTCCTGCCGGTCCCCCTGGGCTCCCTGCCACTCAAGATCCTGCAACCCTGCGATACTGGCAGCTTCTCACTTGCATGAGCTGCACCTTTCGGCCAGGGGGAGCTGTCCGAGGGCACCTCCTGGGGCATTTGGAAAG GACGGAGCAGGCACTCCCGGACTCAGAACTGGCAGAATATGCACGCTTCATCCGGAAGGCTCTGGGCCGTACACGGGGCCGAGAGCTGGTGCCTTCACTAGCAGAGATTTCCGCACTGAGCAGAAGGCAGGAGCTGTTGTGTACTGTGCACTGTCCCGGAGCTGGAGCCTGTCCTGTGTCTATCGACTCCCACACTACAGCGGGAGAG GTGACTCGAGAGTTGGTGGGCAGGCTAGGTTTGGCCCGGAGCCGGAACGCATTCGCATTGTATGAGCAGCGAGGCGCCCAGGAGCGAGCCCTGGCTGGGGGGACCCTCGTGGCCGACGTGCTCACCAG TTTGACCTCAGAGGAAGCCGGACTGGAGGACTGCGGGTGGAGACTGTGTCTTCGTCTTCACGGACCTCTGCACCCAGAAGGGTTATCTCCAGAGGGTCACGAATTGCCTTTCCTCTTTGAGCAG GCTCACGCTCTGCTGCTGCGCGGCCGGCCGCCCCCACCCGAGGACACGCTGCGCGCCCTGGCGGCGCTGCGCCTGCAGAGTTTGCACCGGGACTTTTCCCCGCGAGGACCCCTGCCGCTCCTGGACCGCCTGCTGCCGCCCCCCATCCCGCCGCGCGAACAACCGCCGTGCCCTACCCGGAGGCCGCCGGAGGCCGCCGCCCTGCTGGCCGGGGCGCTCTGGAGCCCCGGCCTGGCCAAGAGGCGGGCGGAGCGTGCCCGGCGCGGCGGAACCGGCCGCTCGACGGGAAGCACGGCCCAGGTGGGAGGTGGCGGCGCCAGCACGACGGCCGCGGTGCTGGGCGGCTGGAAGCGGCTGCGGGGCATGGGCCAAGCTGAAGCCATGGCTGCCTACCTGGCTCTAGCGGCGCAGTGTCCGGGGTTCGGCGCTGCTCGGTATGACGTTCTGGAGCTGAGCACG GAGCCTGGTGGAGGTGCTCCACAGAAGCTCTGCCTGGGTCTGGGAGCAAAGGCCATGTCGCTCTCCAGGCCTGGTGAGACAGAACCCATCCACAGTGTCAGCTATGGTCATGTGGCCGCCTGCCAGCTAATAGGCCCTCACACCTTAGCACTGAGGGTGGGCGACAGCCAGCTCCTCCTGCAGAGTCCCCAG GTGGAAGAGATCATGGAGCTGGTGAATGCCTACTTAGCCAACCCCTCCCCTGAGAGGCcctgcaacagcagcagcagctctggtcCTCCAAGCCAAGACCTGCCGGACACCTCCCCTCCCAGCCAGCACCGAGTTCTGGAAGAGCCCCAGGGACAGTCTGGCTGCTTGAAGCAGCTGCAGGACTAA
- the Plekhh3 gene encoding pleckstrin homology domain-containing family H member 3 isoform X1, with protein sequence MPLPGGLWWLLCCRRGFTLLHRDYGDGELSGDGDEDEDDETFELRTPSPAGGGRGSLDVTLTQPTRNGPISDRLQSWEETWSLIPDKGLPEEDPDVIVKGWLYREPRGGGARPWLLPRRAWFVLTRDSLDQFSSSGKGARRLGSLVLTSLCSVTGPERRPKETGLWSVTVSGRKHSIRLCSPRQAEAERWGVALREVIASKAPLETPTQLLLRDIQESCGDPEAVALIYRRNPILRHTSSALYAPLLPLPYEVSAPGPGYAPLREEAVRLFLALQALEGARRPGPLMQGVLQTCRDLPALQDELFLQLAKQTSGPAGPPGLPATQDPATLRYWQLLTCMSCTFRPGGAVRGHLLGHLERTEQALPDSELAEYARFIRKALGRTRGRELVPSLAEISALSRRQELLCTVHCPGAGACPVSIDSHTTAGEVTRELVGRLGLARSRNAFALYEQRGAQERALAGGTLVADVLTRFENLTSEEAGLEDCGWRLCLRLHGPLHPEGLSPEGHELPFLFEQAHALLLRGRPPPPEDTLRALAALRLQSLHRDFSPRGPLPLLDRLLPPPIPPREQPPCPTRRPPEAAALLAGALWSPGLAKRRAERARRGGTGRSTGSTAQVGGGGASTTAAVLGGWKRLRGMGQAEAMAAYLALAAQCPGFGAARYDVLELSTEPGGGAPQKLCLGLGAKAMSLSRPGETEPIHSVSYGHVAACQLIGPHTLALRVGDSQLLLQSPQVEEIMELVNAYLANPSPERPCNSSSSSGPPSQDLPDTSPPSQHRVLEEPQGQSGCLKQLQD encoded by the exons ATGCCTCTCCCCGGGGGATTGTGGTGGCTTCTCTGCTGCCGTCGAGGCTTCACACTTCTGCACCGGGACTACGGGGACGGCGAGCTTAGCGGGGACGGGGACGAAGACGAGGACGATGAGACCTTTGAGCTAAGGACCCCGAGTCCAGCGGGCGGCGGGAGG GGTTCCCTGGACGTTACTCTGACTCAGCCAACAAGGAATGGGCCGATCTCAGACAG ACTGCAGAGCTGGGAAGAGACCTGGAGCCTCATCCCAGACAAGGGACTTCCGGAAGAGGACCCTGACGTCATTGTGAAAG GTTGGCTGTACCGGGAACCGCGTGGAGGAGGGGCAAGGCCATGGTTACTTCCGCGCAGAGCCTGGTTTGTGCTCACCAGAGATTCCCTGGACCAGTTCAGCAGCAGCGGGAAGGGGGCAAGGCGACTCGGAAGCCTGGTCCTCACAAGCCTGTGCTCAGTGACTGGGCCGGAGCGTAGGCCCAAGGAGACTG gTCTGTGGTCAGTCACTGTGTCTGGCCGGAAACACAGCATCCGCCTCTGCTCTCCAcgccaggcagaggcagagcgcTGGGGGGTAGCACTGCGGGAGGTGATTGCCTCCAAGGCTCCGCTGGAGACCCCTACCCAACTGCTGCTCAGGGACATCCAG GAGAGCTGTGGAGACCCAGAAGCAGTGGCCCTCATCTACCGGCGGAACCCTATCCTGAGGCACACCAGTAGTGCCTTGTATGCCCCGCTCTTGCCCCTGCCCTATGAAGTCAGCGCTCCAG GTCCAGGCTACGCACCCTTACGAGAGGAGGCAGTGAGGCTGTTCCTGGCACTGCAGGCGCTGGAGGGGGCACGGCGCCCTGGGCCCCTGATGCAGGGTGTGCTCCAGACCTGCCGGGACCTGCCTGCACTCCAGGACGAACTTTTCCTGCAGCTGGCTAAGCAGACCTCAGGTCCTGCCGGTCCCCCTGGGCTCCCTGCCACTCAAGATCCTGCAACCCTGCGATACTGGCAGCTTCTCACTTGCATGAGCTGCACCTTTCGGCCAGGGGGAGCTGTCCGAGGGCACCTCCTGGGGCATTTGGAAAG GACGGAGCAGGCACTCCCGGACTCAGAACTGGCAGAATATGCACGCTTCATCCGGAAGGCTCTGGGCCGTACACGGGGCCGAGAGCTGGTGCCTTCACTAGCAGAGATTTCCGCACTGAGCAGAAGGCAGGAGCTGTTGTGTACTGTGCACTGTCCCGGAGCTGGAGCCTGTCCTGTGTCTATCGACTCCCACACTACAGCGGGAGAG GTGACTCGAGAGTTGGTGGGCAGGCTAGGTTTGGCCCGGAGCCGGAACGCATTCGCATTGTATGAGCAGCGAGGCGCCCAGGAGCGAGCCCTGGCTGGGGGGACCCTCGTGGCCGACGTGCTCACCAGGTTTGAGAA TTTGACCTCAGAGGAAGCCGGACTGGAGGACTGCGGGTGGAGACTGTGTCTTCGTCTTCACGGACCTCTGCACCCAGAAGGGTTATCTCCAGAGGGTCACGAATTGCCTTTCCTCTTTGAGCAG GCTCACGCTCTGCTGCTGCGCGGCCGGCCGCCCCCACCCGAGGACACGCTGCGCGCCCTGGCGGCGCTGCGCCTGCAGAGTTTGCACCGGGACTTTTCCCCGCGAGGACCCCTGCCGCTCCTGGACCGCCTGCTGCCGCCCCCCATCCCGCCGCGCGAACAACCGCCGTGCCCTACCCGGAGGCCGCCGGAGGCCGCCGCCCTGCTGGCCGGGGCGCTCTGGAGCCCCGGCCTGGCCAAGAGGCGGGCGGAGCGTGCCCGGCGCGGCGGAACCGGCCGCTCGACGGGAAGCACGGCCCAGGTGGGAGGTGGCGGCGCCAGCACGACGGCCGCGGTGCTGGGCGGCTGGAAGCGGCTGCGGGGCATGGGCCAAGCTGAAGCCATGGCTGCCTACCTGGCTCTAGCGGCGCAGTGTCCGGGGTTCGGCGCTGCTCGGTATGACGTTCTGGAGCTGAGCACG GAGCCTGGTGGAGGTGCTCCACAGAAGCTCTGCCTGGGTCTGGGAGCAAAGGCCATGTCGCTCTCCAGGCCTGGTGAGACAGAACCCATCCACAGTGTCAGCTATGGTCATGTGGCCGCCTGCCAGCTAATAGGCCCTCACACCTTAGCACTGAGGGTGGGCGACAGCCAGCTCCTCCTGCAGAGTCCCCAG GTGGAAGAGATCATGGAGCTGGTGAATGCCTACTTAGCCAACCCCTCCCCTGAGAGGCcctgcaacagcagcagcagctctggtcCTCCAAGCCAAGACCTGCCGGACACCTCCCCTCCCAGCCAGCACCGAGTTCTGGAAGAGCCCCAGGGACAGTCTGGCTGCTTGAAGCAGCTGCAGGACTAA
- the LOC110304974 gene encoding tubulin gamma-2 chain, whose amino-acid sequence MPREIITLQLGQCGNQIGFEFWKQLCAEHGISPEGIVEEFATEGTDRKDVFFYQADDEHYIPRAVLLDLEPRVIHSILNSSYAKLYNPENIYLSEHGGGAGNNWGRGFSQGEKIHEDIFDIIDREADGSDSLEGFVLCHSIAGGTGSGLGSYLLERLNDRYPKKLVQTYSVFPNQDEMSDVVVQPYNSLLTLKRLTQNADCVVVLDNTALNRIATDRLHIQNPSFSQINQLVSTIMSASTTTLRYPGYMNNDLIGLIASLIPTPRLHFLMTGYTPLTTDQSVASVRKTTVLDVMRRLLQPKNVMVSTGRDRQTNHCYIAILNIIQGEVDPTQVHKSLQRIRERKLANFIPWGPASIQVALSRKSPYLPSAHRVSGLMMANHTSISSLFESSCQQYDKLWKRGAFLEQFRKEDIFKDNFEEMHRSREVVQELIDEYHAATRPDYISWGTQEQ is encoded by the exons ATGCCCCGGGAGATCATCACCCTGCAGCTGGGCCAGTGCGGCAACCAGA ttGGGTTCGAGTTCTGGAAACAGCTGTGTGCTGAACATGGAATCAGCCCCGAGGGCATCGTAGAGGAGTTCGCCACCGAGGGCACTGACCGAAAGGACGTCTTTTTCTACCAG GCAGATGATGAGCATTACATCCCCCGGGCTGTGCTGCTGGACCTGGAGCCCCGGGTGATCCATTCCATCCTCAACTCCTCCTATGCTAAGCTCTACAACCCAGAGAACATCTACCTGTCGGAGCATGGCGGAGGAGCTGGCAACAACTGGGGAAGGGGATTCTCCCAG GGTGAGAAAATTCACGAGGACATCTTTGACATTATAGACCGAGAAGCAGATGGAAGTGACAGTCTAGAG GGATTTGTGCTATGTCACTCCATTGCTGGGGGGACAGGTTCTGGTCTGGGCTCCTACCTCTTAGAGCGACTGAACGACAG GTACCCCAAGAAATTGGTGCAGACATACTCGGTGTTTCCCAACCAGGACGAGATGAGTGACGTAGTGGTCCAGCCCTACAATTCCCTCCTCACACTAAAGAGGCTGACCCAGAATGCAGACTGCGTG GTGGTGCTGGACAACACAGCCCTGAACCGGATCGCCACAGATCGCCTACACATCCAGAACCCGTCCTTCTCCCAGATCAACCAGCTG GTGTCCACCATCATGTCAGCCAGCACCACCACCCTGCGCTACCCTGGATACATGAACAATGACCTCATCGGCCTCATCGCCTCGCTCATTCCCACCCCTCGGCTCCACTTCCTCATGACTGGCTATACCCCCCTCACCACGGACCAGTCA GTNGCCAGTGTGAGGAAGACAACNGTCCTGGATGTCATGAGGCGCCTGCTACAGCCCAAGAACGTGATGGTGTCCACAGGCCGGGATCGTCAGACCAACCACTGCTACATCGCCATCCTCAACATCATCCAGGGAGAGGTGGACCCCACCCAG GTCCACAAGAGCCTGCAGAGGATCCGGGAAAGGAAACTGGCCAACTTCATCCCCTGGGGCCCAGCCAGCATCCAGGTGGCCCTGTCAAGGAAGTCTCCCTACCTGCCCTCAGCCCACCGGGTCAGCGGGCTCATGATGGCCAACCACACCAGTATCTCCTCG CTTTTTGAAAGTTCCTGCCAGCAGTATGATAAACTGTGGAAACGGGGGGCCTTCCTGGAGCAGTTCCGCAAGGAGGACATCTTCAAGGACAACTTTGAGGAGATGCACAGATCCAGGGAGGTGGTGCAAGAGCTGATTGATGAGTACCATGCGGCCACCCGGCCAGACTACATTTCCTGGGGCACCCAGGAGCAGTGA
- the Ccr10 gene encoding C-C chemokine receptor type 10, producing MGTKPTEQVSWGLYSGYDEEAYSVGPLPELCYKADVQAFSRAFQPSVSLMVAVLGLAGNGLVLATHLAARRTTRSPTSVHLLQLALADLLLALTLPFAAAGALQGWNLGSTTCRAISGLYSASFHAGFLFLACISADRYVAIARALPSGQRPSTPSRAHLVSVFVWLLSLFLALPALLFSRDGPREGQRRCRLIFPESLTQTVKGASAVAQVVLGFALPLGVMAACYALLGRTLLAARGPERRRALRVVVALVVAFVVLQLPYSLALLLDTADLLAARERSCSSSKRKDLALLVTGGLTLVRCSLNPVLYAFLGLRFRRDLRRLLQGGGCSPKPNPRGRCPRRLRLSSCSAPTETHSLSWDN from the exons ATGGGGACCAAGCCCACAGAGCAG GTCTCCTGGGGACTTTACTCCGGGTATGATGAGGAGGCCTATTCGGTTGGGCCGCTGCCAGAGCTCTGTTACAAGGCTGATGTCCAGGCTTTCAGTCGGGCCTTCCAACCCAGTGTCTCCCTGATGGTGGCTGTGCTGGGTCTGGCTGGCAATGGCCTAGTCTTGGCCACCCATCTGGCAGCCAGACGAACTACCCGATCTCCCACCTCCGTTCACCTGCTCCAGTTGGCCCTGGCTGACCTTTTATTGGCCCTGACTTTGCCTTTTGCTGCAGCAGGGGCTCTTCAGGGCTGGAATCTAGGAAGTACCACCTGCCGTGCCATCTCAGGCCTCTACTCGGCCTCTTTCCACGCTGGCTTCCTCTTCCTAGCCTGTATCAGCgctgaccgctatgtggccatcgcACGAGCTCTCCCATCCGGGCAGCGGCCCTCAACGCCTAGCCGTGCGCACTTGGTTTCAGTCTTCGTGTGGCTGTTGTCGCTGTTCCTGGCTCTACCTGCGCTCCTTTTCAGCCGGGACGGGCCACGTGAAGGCCAACGACGCTGTCGGCTCATTTTTCCCGAAAGCCTCACGCAGACTGTGAAAGGGGCAAGCGCGGTGGCGCAGGTGGTCCTCGGCTTCGCGCTCCCTCTGGGCGTCATGGCAGCCTGTTATGCGCTCCTGGGCCGCACGCTTCTGGCCGCCAGGGGGCCAGAGCGGCGGCGTGCACTGCGCGTCGTGGTGGCCTTGGTGGTGGCCTTCGTGGTGCTGCAGTTGCCCTACAGCCTTGCCCTGCTGCTGGATACAGCCGATCTACTGGCAGCCCGCGAACGGAGCTGCTCCTCCAGCAAGCGCAAGGATCTAGCTTTGCTGGTCACCGGCGGCTTGACCCTGGTCCGCTGCAGCCTCAATCCGGTGCTTTATGCCTTTTTGGGCCTGCGTTTCCGCCGGGACCTGCGGAGGCTGCTCCAGGGCGGAGGATGCAGCCCGAAGCCCAACCCTCGTGGCCGCTGCCCCCGTCGACTCCGCCTTTCTTCCTGCTCTGCTCCTACTGAGACCCACAGTCTCTCTtgggacaactag
- the Plekhh3 gene encoding pleckstrin homology domain-containing family H member 3 isoform X2, which produces MRELPPRYPGRGQKDILELGSASGTPQRKGSGRWPFEDFSLFRHLRQNSLPSLGSLDVTLTQPTRNGPISDRLQSWEETWSLIPDKGLPEEDPDVIVKGWLYREPRGGGARPWLLPRRAWFVLTRDSLDQFSSSGKGARRLGSLVLTSLCSVTGPERRPKETGLWSVTVSGRKHSIRLCSPRQAEAERWGVALREVIASKAPLETPTQLLLRDIQESCGDPEAVALIYRRNPILRHTSSALYAPLLPLPYEVSAPGPGYAPLREEAVRLFLALQALEGARRPGPLMQGVLQTCRDLPALQDELFLQLAKQTSGPAGPPGLPATQDPATLRYWQLLTCMSCTFRPGGAVRGHLLGHLERTEQALPDSELAEYARFIRKALGRTRGRELVPSLAEISALSRRQELLCTVHCPGAGACPVSIDSHTTAGEVTRELVGRLGLARSRNAFALYEQRGAQERALAGGTLVADVLTRFENLTSEEAGLEDCGWRLCLRLHGPLHPEGLSPEGHELPFLFEQAHALLLRGRPPPPEDTLRALAALRLQSLHRDFSPRGPLPLLDRLLPPPIPPREQPPCPTRRPPEAAALLAGALWSPGLAKRRAERARRGGTGRSTGSTAQVGGGGASTTAAVLGGWKRLRGMGQAEAMAAYLALAAQCPGFGAARYDVLELSTEPGGGAPQKLCLGLGAKAMSLSRPGETEPIHSVSYGHVAACQLIGPHTLALRVGDSQLLLQSPQVEEIMELVNAYLANPSPERPCNSSSSSGPPSQDLPDTSPPSQHRVLEEPQGQSGCLKQLQD; this is translated from the exons ATGCGGGAGCTCCCACCACGGTATCCTGGGCGAGGGCAAAAAGACATCCTAGAATTGGGGTCTGCATCAGGGACCCCACAAAGAAAAGGCTCGGGACGATGGCCCTTTGAGGACTTCTCATTATTCCGCCACTTAAGACAgaactctctgccttctctg GGTTCCCTGGACGTTACTCTGACTCAGCCAACAAGGAATGGGCCGATCTCAGACAG ACTGCAGAGCTGGGAAGAGACCTGGAGCCTCATCCCAGACAAGGGACTTCCGGAAGAGGACCCTGACGTCATTGTGAAAG GTTGGCTGTACCGGGAACCGCGTGGAGGAGGGGCAAGGCCATGGTTACTTCCGCGCAGAGCCTGGTTTGTGCTCACCAGAGATTCCCTGGACCAGTTCAGCAGCAGCGGGAAGGGGGCAAGGCGACTCGGAAGCCTGGTCCTCACAAGCCTGTGCTCAGTGACTGGGCCGGAGCGTAGGCCCAAGGAGACTG gTCTGTGGTCAGTCACTGTGTCTGGCCGGAAACACAGCATCCGCCTCTGCTCTCCAcgccaggcagaggcagagcgcTGGGGGGTAGCACTGCGGGAGGTGATTGCCTCCAAGGCTCCGCTGGAGACCCCTACCCAACTGCTGCTCAGGGACATCCAG GAGAGCTGTGGAGACCCAGAAGCAGTGGCCCTCATCTACCGGCGGAACCCTATCCTGAGGCACACCAGTAGTGCCTTGTATGCCCCGCTCTTGCCCCTGCCCTATGAAGTCAGCGCTCCAG GTCCAGGCTACGCACCCTTACGAGAGGAGGCAGTGAGGCTGTTCCTGGCACTGCAGGCGCTGGAGGGGGCACGGCGCCCTGGGCCCCTGATGCAGGGTGTGCTCCAGACCTGCCGGGACCTGCCTGCACTCCAGGACGAACTTTTCCTGCAGCTGGCTAAGCAGACCTCAGGTCCTGCCGGTCCCCCTGGGCTCCCTGCCACTCAAGATCCTGCAACCCTGCGATACTGGCAGCTTCTCACTTGCATGAGCTGCACCTTTCGGCCAGGGGGAGCTGTCCGAGGGCACCTCCTGGGGCATTTGGAAAG GACGGAGCAGGCACTCCCGGACTCAGAACTGGCAGAATATGCACGCTTCATCCGGAAGGCTCTGGGCCGTACACGGGGCCGAGAGCTGGTGCCTTCACTAGCAGAGATTTCCGCACTGAGCAGAAGGCAGGAGCTGTTGTGTACTGTGCACTGTCCCGGAGCTGGAGCCTGTCCTGTGTCTATCGACTCCCACACTACAGCGGGAGAG GTGACTCGAGAGTTGGTGGGCAGGCTAGGTTTGGCCCGGAGCCGGAACGCATTCGCATTGTATGAGCAGCGAGGCGCCCAGGAGCGAGCCCTGGCTGGGGGGACCCTCGTGGCCGACGTGCTCACCAGGTTTGAGAA TTTGACCTCAGAGGAAGCCGGACTGGAGGACTGCGGGTGGAGACTGTGTCTTCGTCTTCACGGACCTCTGCACCCAGAAGGGTTATCTCCAGAGGGTCACGAATTGCCTTTCCTCTTTGAGCAG GCTCACGCTCTGCTGCTGCGCGGCCGGCCGCCCCCACCCGAGGACACGCTGCGCGCCCTGGCGGCGCTGCGCCTGCAGAGTTTGCACCGGGACTTTTCCCCGCGAGGACCCCTGCCGCTCCTGGACCGCCTGCTGCCGCCCCCCATCCCGCCGCGCGAACAACCGCCGTGCCCTACCCGGAGGCCGCCGGAGGCCGCCGCCCTGCTGGCCGGGGCGCTCTGGAGCCCCGGCCTGGCCAAGAGGCGGGCGGAGCGTGCCCGGCGCGGCGGAACCGGCCGCTCGACGGGAAGCACGGCCCAGGTGGGAGGTGGCGGCGCCAGCACGACGGCCGCGGTGCTGGGCGGCTGGAAGCGGCTGCGGGGCATGGGCCAAGCTGAAGCCATGGCTGCCTACCTGGCTCTAGCGGCGCAGTGTCCGGGGTTCGGCGCTGCTCGGTATGACGTTCTGGAGCTGAGCACG GAGCCTGGTGGAGGTGCTCCACAGAAGCTCTGCCTGGGTCTGGGAGCAAAGGCCATGTCGCTCTCCAGGCCTGGTGAGACAGAACCCATCCACAGTGTCAGCTATGGTCATGTGGCCGCCTGCCAGCTAATAGGCCCTCACACCTTAGCACTGAGGGTGGGCGACAGCCAGCTCCTCCTGCAGAGTCCCCAG GTGGAAGAGATCATGGAGCTGGTGAATGCCTACTTAGCCAACCCCTCCCCTGAGAGGCcctgcaacagcagcagcagctctggtcCTCCAAGCCAAGACCTGCCGGACACCTCCCCTCCCAGCCAGCACCGAGTTCTGGAAGAGCCCCAGGGACAGTCTGGCTGCTTGAAGCAGCTGCAGGACTAA